The Mytilus galloprovincialis chromosome 3, xbMytGall1.hap1.1, whole genome shotgun sequence genomic interval agggactcattctatgttttttcatttatgcccactggggaaactgtccgtaactttcttatccaaaatctttcccgagcgactctgtcgaccttcgaccagccctcgttgtggtctatgattgtgatggtaaggtttttgagatcagcttgtgtgtgcccaggtgatctcaaatgacgacttacgggtaggtcgggtttgcaagtgtagtcacttcgatgaccattcatgcgtttgttgaatggctgctctgtctcgccaacatactgcatgccacatcgacactgaagcactgagcaaagtttgatgacttcaacccctggatgcttcatactttgtatatagatgcctcatgttacaaagtttccatctgtcatatgtccattgtctttgacctcattttcatggttcagtgactacttgaaaaataaatttgatattttttgtaatgttaatttttctctttttatgagtaataggataactttatttggtatgtgcgttacttgcaaggtcatcatgcctatcagacagttttcacttgccCTCCACACTatgtcatggatcagtgaacaggGTTAAGTTTTGGCGGTCAAGCCCTTATCTCGGATACTATAAGTGATAGATACTAGTCTATAGTACAATATTTTGTGTaaggaaggactgtaaggtgatGTTCTTCTGGCAAGTGTCATCGCACCTTTAcatcattttaatggttcagtggttataattaagtttttgtgtttttcttatactgtatgcaataggtctactatatttggtgtatggaatgattgtaatttgtacatgtctagctggcagatgtcatctgaccttgacctcattttcccgAGTAAGTGGTTAAATTTAAGTTGTTAAGTTTTGTTCCTtgtttctaatactatatgcaataggtcaactatatttggtgtatggaaatatttaaagatgtacatgtaAGTCTCGTaggttttttttaccttgacctcatgttcacgGTTCATTACTCAGTGTAAAGTTttttctgttttggtctgtttttcttaaactataagcaattgttttgaagaattgtaagctgtacatatCTACCTGGAATGattcatcttaccttgacctcattttcatattcaattggtctatgtttagtttCTTGGTTAAGTCTTTTACTTAGAAACTATAGgaaataagtcaactatatttagtgtattgaatgatggTAAGGaaaacatgtatttcttgttttgtttatatgaccttgacctcattttcttgaatcatgttaagtttatgtgatagtcgtaataaagatttatatttaggcgagacatttcagctgTGCACTCTGGTTTATAATCcttgatattttaaatttgacCTTGATAGTAATTGTAGCTTTATATATAGTTTAAGAATTTGGGAGATCTttgattctgtttaatttatACACTACTTTTTAGACTAGgtaatttagaacttgacatattgtatagacacctgtttattgttgaagatcATATGTTGACCTCACATTGACTTGTTTGATAGCTGTTGCATAGACAATACAAAACACAGTTTGTTATGATGTACGTGTACAACTTTCATTTTGAATGGAAGATatagatgtggtataagtgccaacgagacaactctccatccaagaaaaaatttataaaagtaaaccattataggtcacagtacggtctTTAActtggagccttggctcacactgaaaagCAAGCTGTGAAGGGCCCtttaaaatgactagtgtaaaaccattcaaacaggaaaaccaacagtctaatctatatgacttaggacaggtgcaaaccaATGCAGCATGTTTAAACGtattaataggtaccaacctatgcccttatctgaaacaatagtgtaacatcacaacacagaaaaacatgcatatattactttatatagatAGTATGAAAATATCCTTTGTTCAGCTGTACAGCTCACCTGACAACATAGATTTTATAAGACAAAAGGCATTACAAATATTGCTATATATTTTATTCAGAGATAAGAAAGCCAGAAAACATGCTATACTGATTGACATCACTGTAGAAATCCTGGGTGTAGTTATGATGTTTAATAAACACACGGTCTCCTTTCTTTAAATTGAGAACAATGCTAGCAGAACCTGTGTGATGACCTTTTCCAGGGTACAACGCCACAGTTTGTTGATCATTTTTCCATATAGATGCATGAAACCATTTCCCACTCTGAGACATTATTGTTGCAGTTATTTGATAGTACCCTTTCTTAGCTGCAGTAAAAATACCAGAATTTGGGTCATATCCTGTACCAGCATTTGTCCAAACTTTGTTGAATTTAATTGTTTCTAGAGGTCCAATGGATTTAGTAGCCGTCAAAGAAGCTGTGAAAGCAATTGCTGGTACTTTCTTCTGGCATTTACATGTAGACAGTTCTGCAAAGAAAAATGATGGCATTAGTGTTATAAAACTGGGATATTAgatttattttgactttttattaTTTGAAGAGATGTTGACACTATAATGAGTTGTGATGAAAAGATTTTCTGAAAGGTTAAAGGGACATAATTATGAATGAACTAAAAAGATTATATTGAATCCGCATACAGTTTGTAACATAATGTCAACTCTTATTTGGCCCAAATATaagtgcaaatttaaaagttatcataccgTAACAGTAACCACAGCAACAAAACATGGCAAGATttgaatacattttgtacattgttttttgttaaaaaaaaattggatataCTGCGTTTACAACAATTTTTAATAGAGAACATATTAGTTTGGCAAAGTTTGACATGCAACAAACAACTGCATGTTCGGTGAGACAATGAAAACAATgatgaaaactgaaaaaaatctgCAGTTTTATTCGTTTTCAAGAAAACAGTGCATATTATAACATCCTCAGATCaagttttatgttatttattaaaatttcttgACTTTCTGCATTTCCAGGCATTTATGTGCAATTTTAAATTAAtcacaataattttattttctgatgcTTAAACCAAGCTTAAATGCTTCTAGTCCTTTCTCTGATTTGTAATTCCtgacaaattgaaacaaaaactttGTGCATGGCTATTATGGCtaagaatatatacatgtattggtatTCAGTGAACAGAAAGTCCTTGAGACATTAATATGAAAACTCAATCACACAGTATAGTGTGCTCACATGAAGCTCTATATATattccaaatttcatgaaattctgattTGTAATTCCTGAGAAAAATCAAAGCACATAAAAAATGTGACCTCAAAAATTTCATGGGATGGAATGTAGGTCACACTGAAGGATGGACTGAGTTCAGTTAATAAACCTTTCTGTTAGAGTTTGGGTcttacaaaaactaaataaagaAATCAGAATGTAAACTGCTGTTAAAGTGTTGAAAGTTCAAAATAAGTATATCAAATGCTGTTTAAGAACATACCTTGATTGGAACCTTTAATTTTCATCATCATGTTAAGAAGATCTTGAAAGAGGCCATTCTctgcaaatgaaaaacaaatatgctttATGTACAAGGTGTTACAGAATATATACAGTCATACTTTGAAATGAGTCATTTCCTGTGATGTATATGCTGCCACCATAGCGGGGGGTAATTCAGTTTTATCCTTGTTTGTCTGGACGTAAGTCAGACGCACTTACGTCCatacgtcccaaaattggtttgcATTCTCTAACTTGattttgccttaaccaaatgttatgaagaGTATTCAtaatgctaattaccacaaagAATTTAGCAACGAAAAATTTGGCATGTCAATACATAAATTGAAACTGGTGGGATTTATATGCAAACGCTGACAAAACATAAGGGTGTAAACTTTTAAGCAATAGATATACGGCgcaaaatgtgataaaaaaaaaaaaagactacatTTTTACCAACAAtcttaataaaatttaaataacacaaaatgaaataaagaatcATCACAAAAAGTATACAGCTGTTCAGATTGATTAGAAAAcaagtgtgtgaagttttatacaataatcatatcataaatagtttctgagatatggCGAAACAtgtgagaccccccccccctttttttttacaaaaaactcaagtACTCTATAAGGAaatttttgaatcatcaccaaaaagtattcatatctttaatttaatataactaagaagtgtgttcagttttaagcaataatcattaatCTTTTTTGTAATACGgcacaaatatgaaaaaaacacacccctgtttttagttacaaagtccctTTACTCAAaaaattttaatcttattttcactaaaAATTATAGattgtttgaccatcataagaaataactatgtaaagtttcatgaaatttggataagttgttctcaagttacggtgcaaaATGTTCATGACAAACAGACCGACCCAGGACAATTGTATAACTATAATATGTCCCATCAAAATTttacgggcgtataaaaattaatattttctgttttgtaacttaagtttgcccaaaccaaatattatgaaatctatacacaatatttattaccacaaaactcagatcaagtacaaatttgggtatcGTTACTTTTATTGTTCTTGAGGTATGTCTCTTTATAATGTTGTATGTATGCGGGAGCATCATCTCTTTCTCCGTTTATTTTTCTATCTCGTAATGCTAAACTAAATTGAAATTTGTCTTAATTATGTACTTATGAAGTTCAGTATCACATGCCGACTCCACTTTAACCATCATCATCAAAAACAAGAAAACTGTCACAGTTGTCCTAAACATTGTGTTCAAGGGAAGTAGCCTGTTTTattaaatgaatgttttttatgtttattttgcaACTTTTATTTATACTTAACTGAAACCTAGCAAGCTGTTTTATGTGTCTGTCATTAATTGAAATATGATTCTTATTGGTAATATACTACATGCAACCTAACTAGTTCCAAGAATTTGGTAAAATTACTTCTCTAGAACAATTAGTCACTCctaaaaataaaaccataaatTTCAATGAACCCATGATTTTAAGGGGTTAAAACTCAAAATGCAAACTGCATTGCATTCAAACTTTATAATATTTAGTTATGAATATTATGCAAATTTCATGTTATGATTGTATTGTATTGAATCTTTATAATATTTAGTTATGAACATAATGCAAATTTCATAATATCATAACTAGAGATTTAATTTGTGCAGACAATTGAGAAATGACATTAAAGTCTTTAAGGCTTTTTAACAATGAAAACTGTAATGAACTTGAAATTTAATGTTAATTACAGTGaattgactgttagtgttgctctccaccaattgcaactcattcaaaattttgaattttgcaatttgttttattaaaccaaattgttcaactggtcagaatattgaacaaattgttcagtcaaaatgtgaaagtgcaaggtgataaaataaaatatacttacaatcctataagactttttttttcactttttttttttatctttattcaattcttcaacatatatatacaacagatatattacatattacacaaatatatcacaaggcaatgtttttaagtataatcacatatataatcagcacaataattagaaattaaatgttatgacaccttcGGTTTCTTGTACCAGAATATTATTCTTTAAGAAGTgtttctcaaaaacatttctcatacatcttgcatcacacaaatattcatacaggtaagttatataatgttttacagtGTATATATAGACTTTAACTctaagtattctatatttatacgaatcagatatcattttaaataaaacttcatatattcagtaaaatatgtgtgaaataacaatatgctattgataagttttcaggggagataacctaaaatattattcttttgaataaagactttttgaaagaaaagttattatctcccccatggaaacttcctacaaacatatattgcaattttacacatattttactgaatattaaatgttttaattcacataatgtctgattcttataaatatagaatacttttagaaagaaaaactatatgaaagcttagtttggacaatttaatagcaattcaaaataaacagttccccttcagcatggaaatgaatataatataactatacaaactgataaactaattttgtcacaacatcattaaagtggagttaaagtcttataggattgtaagtataatttattttatcaccttgcactttcatgacttggctgtggttttctacagcagttggttcaaatttctgaccagttgaacaatttgattttataaaacaaattgcaatttggtcaaaattttgaatgagttgcaattggtggacagcaacactaacagtcaagtcactgtaacataTCTGGGGAGAAATTATCACGTTTTTGTTTGCATTTGGTAGTAAGAAATAATAagtttgcatttaaacatgattatGATGATAAACTTAACTGATCAGAATGATTTTATAAATTTGGAACGAAAACCTTTGTATAAGGGAAGACAACTCTTAATATTGTCTGGTTTTTGTATAgagataaattgaaaaaaaacttatatgtAGCTTCTGTATCTATTTCCAGAGCAAGCTATTGTACCCTTGAATAAGACTTGTTCAAAATACcagtaaaaatcttaaatttcatagatttatatgATTATTTAGATGTGCATGTATAGTGCATTCATTGGTAAACAAATAACCTAATTTCAAGTTTTCatatatagtttaaacatattttatttgctgaattcaAGCAAAATTGTTTAGAAATTAGTAAATCATACTTGACTTGTAAAGTCTTCTccacaatacaatataaaattacaatcatagtataatataatgggcATGCATGTAATGTAAAGCAAACAGTTAATAGtatacaatacaaggtaaaaaaaaaggagagagagagagagagagaaaaaaaaatagaaaaagaaagtttgaaaaggcGTATAATTCTGTGATGATGATGTGAGTGTTGATGATGATGTTTTTAATTCCCTGTCTACAACATTTGAGGGTGTTATATATTGAAGGCTGCACATTCATCTGTCCTGTATAAGGTTAAAGCTTTTGTTCACAGTAGATTTGAGAAGGGTTTAGGATCGTTTCTTTTCACATCAACTTAAACTTGGTATCATAGTATATATGCCAAATAAGGGTTTTGACCAAGATTTCATGattcattgaacatgaaaataataaagtGCAAGCAGGGCTTAGTGTCATTTCATTGTAAACTAAAAAAAACGATTCTGATTAAAGTGATTTCTAGTTGAAGACAAATGTCTTTTTAACCCAAACTACCACTTAAAGCATGGTTTGAAGTTGTCCCTAAAAATGAAATGTAGTACAGACAAACTGTTTCTTGCACCctaatatacagcaaaaaatacCTATCATCTGGCACCGTTTGGACATCAAAACTGTGTTGCTTTTAAATGTAATATGAAAATGGTTTATCATTGTAAAAAAGGCAAACACTTCTTTTGCAGTTATATTCAATTGTTGGAGGTATATTAAGACTTGAATTAATGGAGTCCCCAGACAGAGGAATACAACTTTCTATCAATAAAGAACTTATAAAGAAAGGGTTTGCTGATGAATCTGAGGAGACCTACTTATCAAGAGTAAGTAATAGACATTTGGTtagtaaatacacaaaataattatgtgtgtgtgtgttgtgtgttgataagatatttaaagatGTATTTTCTGAT includes:
- the LOC143068829 gene encoding complement C1q-like protein 3, whose product is MFRTTVTVFLFLMMMVKVESACDTELQNGLFQDLLNMMMKIKGSNQELSTCKCQKKVPAIAFTASLTATKSIGPLETIKFNKVWTNAGTGYDPNSGIFTAAKKGYYQITATIMSQSGKWFHASIWKNDQQTVALYPGKGHHTGSASIVLNLKKGDRVFIKHHNYTQDFYSDVNQYSMFSGFLISE